From one Nonomuraea polychroma genomic stretch:
- a CDS encoding ParA family protein — translation MSAAQTGEAAGDGDGTWPRPSKCRVIAVANQKGGVGKTTTSVNIAAALSMHGQRVLVVDLDPQGNASTALATEHRGDVPDVYQVLVDDLPMADIVKQVPDMPNLYCAPATIDLAGAEIELVSLVAREARLRRALAAYDAIDLDYIVIDCPPSLGLLTVNALVAADEVMIPIQCEYYALEGLGQLLRNVDLIKAHLNPTLQLSTIVLTMYDGRTRLASQVADEVRAHFGDTVLNTVIPRSVRLSEAPSYGQSVMTYDPGSSGAMAYMDAAREIAHRAIVS, via the coding sequence ATGTCCGCTGCCCAGACCGGCGAGGCCGCCGGCGACGGCGACGGCACCTGGCCGCGCCCGTCCAAGTGCCGGGTGATCGCGGTCGCCAACCAGAAGGGGGGCGTCGGCAAGACCACCACGTCGGTGAACATCGCCGCCGCCCTGTCCATGCACGGGCAGCGCGTCCTCGTGGTCGACCTGGACCCGCAGGGCAACGCCTCCACGGCGCTGGCGACCGAGCACCGGGGTGACGTTCCGGACGTGTACCAGGTCCTGGTGGACGACCTCCCCATGGCGGACATCGTCAAGCAGGTCCCTGACATGCCGAACCTCTATTGCGCGCCGGCCACCATCGATCTGGCGGGGGCGGAGATCGAGCTGGTGTCCTTGGTGGCGCGGGAGGCCCGCCTCCGCCGGGCGCTGGCCGCGTACGACGCGATCGACCTCGACTACATCGTCATCGACTGCCCGCCGTCACTCGGCCTGCTGACGGTCAACGCGTTGGTCGCCGCGGACGAGGTCATGATCCCCATCCAGTGTGAGTACTACGCGCTGGAGGGCCTCGGGCAACTGCTCAGGAACGTGGACCTCATCAAGGCCCACCTGAACCCGACCCTGCAGCTGTCGACCATCGTCCTGACGATGTACGACGGGCGTACCCGGCTGGCCTCCCAGGTGGCGGATGAGGTGCGGGCGCACTTCGGCGACACGGTGCTCAACACGGTCATCCCGCGAAGCGTCCGGCTGTCGGAGGCGCCCAGCTATGGGCAGTCGGTCATGACGTACGATCCGGGGTCGAGCGGGGCGATGGCATACATGGACGCCGCTCGCGAGATAGCTCACCGCGCCATCGTGTCCTGA
- a CDS encoding ParB/RepB/Spo0J family partition protein, which translates to MSQQRRGLGKGLGALIPTGPIVDGTGAVAAPSGGSPAENGPRPIAGAYFKEVALKAIVPNPRQPREIFDEERLDELTASIREVGLLQPIVVRSVGGGQYELIMGERRWRACQQAGLDPIPAIVRNTQDTDLLRDALIENLQREQLNALEEAAAYQQLLDDFQATHEQLAQKVGRSRSHITNTLRLLNLPPEVQRAVASGVISAGHARALLGLDSAEEQIQLAKRIKAELLSVRAVEEIVSMGSAKAAKNAPRERQSAKPTAPGLTHLADRLSDHFETKVKVDLGRRKGRIVVEFATIDDLERIIGTMAPEAVRAMRESEG; encoded by the coding sequence GTGAGTCAGCAGCGGCGGGGATTGGGCAAGGGGCTCGGGGCGCTCATCCCGACCGGTCCCATTGTTGACGGCACGGGGGCGGTGGCGGCCCCGTCCGGCGGATCGCCGGCGGAGAACGGTCCCAGGCCGATTGCCGGAGCCTACTTCAAGGAGGTCGCCCTCAAGGCGATCGTCCCGAACCCTCGCCAGCCGCGTGAGATCTTTGATGAGGAGCGACTCGACGAACTGACCGCGTCCATCCGCGAAGTCGGTCTGCTGCAGCCCATTGTGGTTCGGTCGGTCGGCGGTGGTCAGTACGAGCTGATCATGGGGGAGCGGCGCTGGCGTGCCTGCCAGCAGGCCGGCCTGGATCCGATCCCTGCCATTGTCCGCAACACGCAGGACACCGACCTCCTCCGGGACGCCCTCATTGAGAACCTTCAGCGCGAGCAGCTGAATGCGTTGGAAGAGGCAGCCGCTTATCAGCAACTCCTTGACGATTTCCAGGCGACGCATGAGCAGTTGGCACAGAAGGTCGGGCGGTCCCGCTCTCACATCACCAACACCTTGCGGCTCCTGAACCTCCCGCCGGAAGTCCAGCGCGCTGTGGCCTCCGGCGTCATCAGCGCCGGCCATGCCCGAGCCCTCCTCGGCCTCGACTCCGCCGAGGAGCAGATCCAGCTGGCCAAGCGCATCAAGGCGGAGCTCCTTTCGGTACGGGCGGTGGAGGAGATCGTCTCCATGGGCAGCGCCAAGGCCGCCAAGAATGCGCCGCGCGAGCGGCAGTCGGCCAAGCCCACGGCACCCGGTCTGACCCATCTCGCCGACCGTCTCTCGGACCACTTCGAAACCAAGGTCAAGGTCGACTTGGGGCGTCGCAAGGGCCGGATCGTCGTGGAGTTCGCCACGATCGACGATCTGGAGCGCATCATCGGCACCATGGCACCCGAGGCGGTCCGGGCCATGCGGGAGTCGGAGGGCTGA
- the rsmG gene encoding 16S rRNA (guanine(527)-N(7))-methyltransferase RsmG: protein MSDELPAPPDIARDVFAGEAWDRANAFAELLAGPGVVRGLLGPREVPRIWDRHLLNCAVVAEVVRPDVHLVDIGSGAGLPGLVLAIVRPDITVTLLEPLLRRTVFLEECVGALKLGNVEVVRGRAEELAGKRVFDVASARAVAPLDRLLKWAMPLLHEGGELIAMKGERAAGELAEAEEQLRASGARTAELVTVGRGKVEPPATLVRVVAGRTPEQSRRRRRR, encoded by the coding sequence GTGAGCGATGAGCTTCCGGCGCCGCCGGACATAGCGCGGGACGTCTTCGCCGGGGAGGCTTGGGATCGCGCCAACGCGTTCGCCGAGCTGCTGGCGGGTCCCGGCGTGGTCCGCGGGTTGCTGGGCCCGCGGGAGGTGCCGCGGATCTGGGATCGCCACCTGCTCAACTGCGCGGTGGTCGCCGAGGTCGTACGTCCGGACGTGCACCTGGTGGACATCGGGTCGGGCGCCGGATTGCCGGGGCTGGTGCTGGCGATCGTCCGGCCGGACATCACGGTCACGCTGCTGGAGCCGCTGCTGCGCCGTACCGTGTTCCTGGAGGAGTGTGTCGGGGCGCTCAAGCTCGGCAACGTCGAGGTGGTGCGGGGGCGGGCGGAAGAGCTGGCGGGCAAGCGGGTGTTCGACGTCGCGAGCGCGCGTGCGGTGGCGCCGCTCGACCGTCTCCTGAAGTGGGCGATGCCGCTGCTGCACGAGGGCGGCGAGCTGATCGCCATGAAGGGGGAGCGGGCCGCCGGCGAGTTGGCCGAGGCGGAGGAGCAATTGCGGGCCAGCGGAGCACGAACGGCTGAGCTTGTCACCGTCGGGCGCGGTAAGGTCGAGCCGCCTGCAACATTGGTTCGGGTGGTAGCGGGTCGTACGCCAGAGCAATCGAGGCGGCGACGAAGGAGGTGA